In Campylobacter showae, the genomic stretch CATGCTACGAGGTAATCGGCAACGACGTAACCATCATGCTTTGCAGCGAGAGAGGCGAATTTGAGCTAAACGCGTTTGAGCCGGGTATCGCTTACGCGCTATTTAACTCTATCTTTATCCTTGAAAACGCGATGAAAACCCTAGCCGAAAAAGCTATCAGAAAACTAACCGCAAACCCTGAGGCATGCCTAAAATCAGTGCTTGGCTCAGTCGGTATCGTAACTGCGTTTAACCCATACATCGGTTACGAAAAATCTGCAAGCATCGCTAAAGAAGCATTGCAAACAGGTAAAGCTGTAGGCGACATTTGCTTAGAGAGAGGATATTTGAAAAAAGAGGAGATAGACAAGATCCTAGAACCTAAAAATATGCTAAACCCTCACATGGGCAAATAACTGAGCAAAAGTCTTAAAGCGCCGAAGTCAAATTCGGCGCCTTTTAAATTTAGTAAGTGAAAAATAAAATTTAATACAAGGAGTTTTCCTATGGATATAATGCTGATTTTACAGATTATAGTCCTACTCGGAGGTATCTATCTAGGCGTTAGGCTAGGTGGTATGGGCGTAGGTTACGCCGGTGGTCTTGGCGTCGTTATTTTGGCGATGCTCGGCATGAAAGTGGATATGAAAGATATCCCGATGGACGTTATTTTAATCATCGCATCCGTTATTTCGGCCATCACTGCGATGCAAGTCGCGGGCGGACTTGATTATTTGGTCCAGGTCGCATCTAAAATTTTGCGCAAGAACCCAAAACAAATCAACTACCTAGCGCCTATCGTTACCTATCTGCTTACGATCCTAGCAGGTACCGGTCACACTGCGTTTTCTATGATCCCTGTTATCGTAGAGGTTGCTAAAACGCAAAACATCAAGCCTAGCGCGCCTCTTGCGCTCTCGGTCGTTTCATCTCAAGTAGCGATCACCGCTAGCCCTATATCTGCGGCTTTCGTTGCGATGACGGGCGTTTGCGAGCCTCTTGGCGCTAGCTATCCGATGCTACTTTTCATCTGCATATCTACTACTTTCGTAGCTATGATTATTACGGCCTTCATCGTAAATAAATTTTACGATCTTGACCTCTCAAAAGACCCTATCTATCAAGACAGACTTGCTAGAGGCGCGGTTGCAGAGATAAAAGAGGTAGAGTATCAAGCGCTAAAACCTTATGCAAAAAGATCGGTTGCAATATTTGCCGTCGGCGTTTTAGTCGTCGTTTGCTATGCGCTCGTTATTTCAAAGAGCCTTGGTATCGTGGAAAAACCTATCCTTTCTAGAGACGCTGCTATCATCAGCTTTATGCTTACTATCGGCTTCCTTATCGCTACGCTTTGTAAGGTCGACACTAGCAAATTGCTTTCAACCAGCACTTTCCAAAGCGGTATGAATGCGTGCATATGCGTCATCGGTATCGCATGGCTAGGCACTACTTTTGTTAACGGCCACATCGATAGCATCAAAGAGGTAGCTAAAAACGTCGTTACGCAGTATCCGTTTATATTAGCCGTCGCGCTATATTTCCTAAGCTGCTTGCTATACTCTCAAGCCGCAACCACTCGCGTTATGATGCCTGCAGTCGCTGCTGCGCTAGGTATGACTACGCCTGAAAACTCAGGTCAAATTTGGATCCTAGTAGCTTCATTTGCCGCTGTTTCAGGACTATTCGTACTTCCTACGTATCCTACGACTTTGGGCGCTATCGCTATGGACGATACCGGTACGACTAGAGTCGGTAAATTTGTATTTAACCACTCATTCTTCGTACCTGGCACCATCATGGTTGCTCTTTCGGTTGCGTTAGCATTCCTCATCGCTCCTGTTCTTCTCTAAGAATTTTGAGCCAAATTTAGCCGAGACTTCGCTCTCGGCTTTTTTAAATTTAAGGACTTTTTCATGAAACGAATCGGAATTTTAGGCGGCATGGGGCCGCTAGCTACGATAGATCTGTACGCCAAGATCGTAGAACTCACAAACGCCGCAAAAGATCAGGATAATATCCCCATCGTAATCGACAACCATCCGCAGATCCTCGACCGCACGGCGTATATCCTGCACGGAGGCGAGGATCCGTTTCCTTTTATGAAAGAGTCCGCGACGAGGCTCAAAAACGCGGGCTGTGAGGCTATCTGCATAGCTTGCAACACGGCTCACTATTTTGCCAAGCGTCTAACCGACGAGTGCGGCGTAAATATCCTGCACATAGCTAAAATTGCGACCGCGTCGATAAAGTCGAATTTCCCGCACGCTAAAAAGATCGCCGTCATCGCCACCACAGGCACGACCGCGGCTAAAATTTACGAAAATGAGCTGATCGCCGCAGGCCTAGAGTGCGTAAAAATCCCCGAAAATTTGATGACAAACATCATGGACTGCATTTACAAGGGCGCCAAAGCAAACAAGCTAAAAGAGTACGTTGAGCTCTTTAACGACACGATCGCGGCTATCGAGGCTGACGCATATATCGCGGCTTGCACGGAGATACCGCTGTTTTTGCCGTACGCGACGAAAAAAGATAAATTCGTAGACGCTACCCTCGAGCTTGCTAAAGCAGCCGTCAAATTCGGCCTAGAAAAATAACTAAATTTGCGTCTAATCGGCGCAAATTTACCCCCTCTTAAAACAAATTTTTATAAAATCCAAGCTAAATTTAAAGGATAAACGATGAAATTTGGCGAATTTAAAAATGCAAAAACTTTAAGCCTGGCGAGCCTACTTTGCGAGCAAAACCTGCAGCTAGCAAAGCAGATAAAGCAAAATGAATTTTTATATATTTCTTGCTTTGAGGATAAAATTTTAGGTACAGA encodes the following:
- a CDS encoding anaerobic C4-dicarboxylate transporter, with amino-acid sequence MDIMLILQIIVLLGGIYLGVRLGGMGVGYAGGLGVVILAMLGMKVDMKDIPMDVILIIASVISAITAMQVAGGLDYLVQVASKILRKNPKQINYLAPIVTYLLTILAGTGHTAFSMIPVIVEVAKTQNIKPSAPLALSVVSSQVAITASPISAAFVAMTGVCEPLGASYPMLLFICISTTFVAMIITAFIVNKFYDLDLSKDPIYQDRLARGAVAEIKEVEYQALKPYAKRSVAIFAVGVLVVVCYALVISKSLGIVEKPILSRDAAIISFMLTIGFLIATLCKVDTSKLLSTSTFQSGMNACICVIGIAWLGTTFVNGHIDSIKEVAKNVVTQYPFILAVALYFLSCLLYSQAATTRVMMPAVAAALGMTTPENSGQIWILVASFAAVSGLFVLPTYPTTLGAIAMDDTGTTRVGKFVFNHSFFVPGTIMVALSVALAFLIAPVLL
- a CDS encoding aspartate/glutamate racemase family protein; the encoded protein is MKRIGILGGMGPLATIDLYAKIVELTNAAKDQDNIPIVIDNHPQILDRTAYILHGGEDPFPFMKESATRLKNAGCEAICIACNTAHYFAKRLTDECGVNILHIAKIATASIKSNFPHAKKIAVIATTGTTAAKIYENELIAAGLECVKIPENLMTNIMDCIYKGAKANKLKEYVELFNDTIAAIEADAYIAACTEIPLFLPYATKKDKFVDATLELAKAAVKFGLEK